One Deinococcus sp. LM3 genomic region harbors:
- the plsY gene encoding glycerol-3-phosphate 1-O-acyltransferase PlsY: protein MTFLAVLAVLISYVVGAIPAAAWVARTRGVDILKVGSGNSGSTNVLRTLGKGPAILVAVFDILKGALAIWLARALGLDAPMQAACGVAAVIGHNFSPFLKFKGGKGVATTFGTICALLPVAGLGFFLMGITTVWLTRFVSAGSILGALTGAFTAYLLGAPLWLSLVVSALAALIVWQHRENIRKLHAGNERRFGEKVS, encoded by the coding sequence GTGACCTTTCTTGCCGTGCTGGCGGTGCTGATTTCTTATGTGGTCGGAGCGATTCCGGCGGCGGCCTGGGTGGCCCGCACGCGTGGCGTGGACATCCTGAAAGTCGGGAGTGGCAACAGCGGTTCCACGAATGTCCTGCGAACCCTGGGCAAGGGCCCGGCCATCCTCGTGGCCGTCTTCGACATCCTCAAGGGCGCGCTGGCGATCTGGCTGGCGCGCGCCCTGGGCCTGGACGCGCCCATGCAGGCGGCGTGCGGCGTGGCGGCCGTGATCGGCCATAACTTCAGTCCGTTCCTGAAATTCAAGGGCGGCAAGGGCGTGGCGACCACGTTCGGGACGATCTGCGCGCTGCTGCCCGTGGCGGGCCTGGGCTTCTTCCTGATGGGCATCACGACCGTGTGGCTCACGCGCTTCGTATCGGCGGGCAGCATCCTGGGCGCGCTGACGGGCGCGTTCACGGCGTACCTGCTGGGCGCGCCGCTGTGGCTGTCGCTGGTCGTCTCGGCGCTGGCCGCGCTGATTGTGTGGCAGCACCGCGAGAACATCCGCAAACTGCACGCCGGGAACGAACGCCGCTTCGGCGAGAAAGTCAGCTGA
- a CDS encoding MFS transporter, translating into MSDAALPRPALNVGQLAPLYAAQALATGATTVSTVLASLIMSGLHFETLVGLPSTLISTSAALSAGAFGALMLRRGRRTGLSAAFTLGALGAAVGFVGARFALLPVFLIGACLMGAAQGGYQQARYAAAESVPDDRRGTALGALMLMSVLGSFLITGASRPIETLGAALGSTPEVAGWLVGGVLLGAAALLIRLWRPTAPTPAPAARPAQAAPAKLTVREAFAIPGVRSTALALATAQGLMVTLMSLTPLRAHHMGMDHGAVAALISGHILGMFGFGWLTGPLIDRLGLRFGYVSGALLLAAAALSAPLSGAAWLAVSMFLLGLGWNLAFVAGSKSLTRFPAAQGVTDGLGYVAAGVGTALGGVIIARAGFPVLAGACAVLALLPLISAWRVRAA; encoded by the coding sequence ATGAGTGACGCCGCGCTGCCCCGCCCCGCCCTGAACGTGGGGCAGCTGGCCCCGCTGTACGCCGCGCAGGCCCTGGCGACCGGCGCGACCACCGTCAGCACCGTGCTGGCCAGCCTGATCATGAGCGGCCTGCACTTCGAGACGCTGGTGGGCCTGCCCAGCACGCTGATCAGCACGTCGGCGGCGCTGTCGGCCGGGGCGTTCGGGGCGCTGATGCTGCGCCGGGGCCGCCGCACCGGCCTGAGCGCCGCCTTCACGCTCGGGGCGCTGGGGGCCGCCGTGGGCTTCGTGGGCGCCCGCTTCGCGCTGCTGCCGGTGTTCCTGATCGGCGCGTGCCTGATGGGCGCGGCGCAGGGCGGGTACCAGCAGGCCCGCTACGCCGCCGCCGAGAGCGTCCCCGACGACCGGCGCGGCACGGCGCTGGGCGCGCTGATGCTCATGAGCGTACTCGGATCGTTCCTGATCACCGGGGCGTCCCGGCCCATCGAGACCCTGGGCGCGGCGCTGGGCAGCACCCCGGAAGTCGCCGGGTGGCTGGTCGGCGGCGTACTGCTGGGCGCGGCCGCCCTGCTGATCCGCCTGTGGCGCCCCACCGCCCCCACCCCTGCGCCCGCCGCGCGGCCTGCCCAGGCTGCCCCCGCGAAACTGACGGTCCGGGAGGCCTTCGCCATTCCCGGCGTGCGCAGCACTGCGCTGGCCCTGGCCACCGCGCAGGGCCTGATGGTCACCCTGATGAGCCTCACGCCGCTGCGGGCGCACCACATGGGCATGGATCACGGCGCGGTCGCCGCGCTGATCAGCGGGCACATCCTGGGCATGTTCGGCTTCGGCTGGCTGACCGGCCCCCTGATCGACCGCCTGGGCCTGCGTTTCGGCTACGTCAGCGGCGCGCTGCTGCTGGCTGCCGCCGCCCTGAGCGCCCCCCTGAGCGGCGCGGCGTGGCTGGCCGTCAGCATGTTCCTGCTGGGCCTCGGCTGGAACCTCGCGTTCGTGGCGGGCAGCAAGTCCCTGACCCGCTTCCCGGCCGCGCAGGGCGTCACGGACGGCCTGGGGTACGTCGCAGCGGGCGTGGGCACCGCGCTGGGCGGCGTGATCATCGCCCGCGCCGGTTTCCCCGTGCTGGCCGGAGCCTGCGCCGTCCTGGCACTGCTGCCGCTGATCAGCGCGTGGCGGGTCCGGGCTGCCTGA